The proteins below come from a single Arthrobacter sp. B1I2 genomic window:
- a CDS encoding GntR family transcriptional regulator, whose product MPETPARNTGAHVVYAELKRRILALELKPGERIYEPAMAAALHVSRTPLREAVRRLISESLLEQQPTGAVLVPALDEAAISDLFEVRAAMESLMARNACLRATEADLEALRGILARNAAMVEFADDAMQQGMSLHAKIAEIAGNTWARRFHGQITGHMERYRHFTNSTQQRRDQALVQHGTLVDAIAAGKPDKAGRIAFDHVMAARDAALRAMSGDSAAGS is encoded by the coding sequence TTGCCGGAAACACCAGCCCGGAACACCGGAGCACACGTTGTCTATGCCGAACTGAAGCGGCGCATCCTCGCCCTCGAACTGAAACCGGGGGAGCGGATCTATGAGCCTGCCATGGCCGCGGCGCTCCACGTCAGCCGCACGCCGCTGCGCGAAGCGGTCAGGAGGCTTATTTCCGAGAGCCTCCTCGAGCAGCAACCCACGGGAGCGGTTCTGGTACCGGCGCTGGATGAGGCAGCCATCTCCGATTTGTTCGAAGTACGCGCTGCCATGGAATCCCTCATGGCCCGAAATGCGTGCCTGAGGGCGACGGAGGCCGACCTTGAGGCACTCCGGGGCATCCTTGCCCGCAATGCGGCCATGGTGGAGTTTGCCGATGATGCGATGCAGCAGGGGATGTCGCTGCACGCAAAGATCGCCGAGATCGCAGGGAACACATGGGCCCGGCGCTTCCATGGCCAAATCACCGGCCACATGGAGCGGTACCGGCACTTCACCAACAGCACGCAGCAACGAAGGGACCAGGCCTTGGTCCAGCACGGCACTTTAGTGGATGCCATTGCCGCCGGTAAGCCGGACAAGGCCGGCAGGATTGCCTTCGACCACGTCATGGCTGCCCGCGACGCAGCCCTGCGGGCCATGTCCGGCGACAGCGCCGCCGGCTCGTGA
- a CDS encoding MFS transporter: protein MSTTPTRMPLTLQGAGTGLRDPRKAAWSGWIGSALEYYDFALYSLAATLIFPTIFFPSENPTVGIIASLATYAVGYVSRPVGAVVLGAYGDRHGRKKVLVFAMLLMGFATFAVGLLPTYGQVGLLAPALLVVLRLIQGFAVAGELGGASAMIVEHSPDARRGFFASFSLQGTQVGSILATAVLLPLAAVLPADQFGSWGWRIPFLLSAVVILAGYFIRRRVQEPPTYVAQSGKPETKRFPLVELLRTRPGVLVRCVAMTFTNVIGMATLIFGVSYATQKGYGNGFSSSEFLWVTLVANIAAVATIPLFGALSDRIGRRALMAAGGIIGGLLVGGYLWAIEQGSLPLVFVCVVIVQGIFFQMWNATFATFFQEQFPMRIRVTGFAVSQNIGLMIASFFPSIFTAIAPPGSTNVPLTIGLTTLGICLIAAVATLMSSDTKGTSLEDLEVEKDVRAKGSGA, encoded by the coding sequence ATGAGCACCACCCCGACGCGCATGCCCCTCACCCTCCAGGGGGCTGGAACCGGGTTGCGGGACCCCAGGAAGGCGGCGTGGAGCGGCTGGATCGGAAGCGCCCTTGAGTACTATGACTTTGCGCTGTACTCGCTGGCGGCCACGCTGATCTTCCCCACCATCTTCTTTCCGTCGGAGAACCCCACGGTCGGAATTATCGCTTCCCTGGCAACGTACGCCGTCGGATATGTCTCCCGTCCGGTAGGCGCCGTCGTCCTTGGGGCCTACGGTGACCGGCACGGCCGCAAGAAGGTCCTCGTCTTCGCGATGTTGCTCATGGGCTTTGCCACCTTCGCTGTTGGCCTGCTGCCCACTTACGGACAGGTCGGCCTCCTCGCCCCAGCCCTCCTGGTGGTCCTCCGCCTCATCCAGGGCTTTGCCGTGGCCGGGGAACTCGGCGGCGCCAGCGCGATGATCGTTGAGCACTCTCCCGACGCCAGGCGGGGATTCTTCGCAAGCTTCAGCCTCCAGGGCACGCAGGTGGGCTCCATCCTGGCCACCGCCGTCCTGCTCCCGCTCGCGGCAGTCCTCCCGGCGGACCAGTTCGGCTCCTGGGGTTGGCGCATCCCGTTCCTGCTCAGTGCCGTCGTGATCCTGGCGGGCTACTTCATCCGCCGGCGGGTGCAGGAGCCGCCCACCTACGTGGCGCAGTCAGGCAAGCCCGAAACCAAGCGCTTTCCGCTCGTCGAACTCCTGCGCACCCGCCCGGGTGTCCTGGTCCGTTGCGTTGCTATGACGTTCACCAACGTCATCGGCATGGCCACGCTGATCTTCGGCGTCTCCTACGCCACGCAAAAGGGATACGGCAACGGTTTCTCCAGCAGCGAGTTCCTGTGGGTGACACTCGTTGCCAACATCGCTGCCGTGGCCACCATCCCGCTGTTCGGCGCGCTGTCCGACAGGATCGGCCGACGGGCGCTCATGGCAGCCGGCGGGATCATCGGCGGCCTGCTGGTGGGCGGATACCTGTGGGCGATTGAACAGGGAAGCCTGCCGCTGGTCTTCGTCTGCGTGGTGATCGTGCAGGGCATCTTCTTCCAGATGTGGAACGCAACCTTCGCCACGTTCTTCCAGGAGCAGTTCCCCATGCGGATCCGTGTGACCGGCTTCGCCGTCTCGCAGAACATCGGCCTCATGATCGCATCGTTCTTCCCGAGCATCTTCACGGCGATCGCTCCTCCGGGCTCCACCAACGTCCCGCTGACCATCGGCCTGACCACCCTGGGGATCTGCCTTATCGCCGCGGTGGCCACCCTGATGTCCTCGGACACCAAGGGGACGTCGCTTGAAGACCTTGAGGTGGAGAAGGACGTGCGCGCGAAGGGAAGCGGCGCTTAA